In Candidatus Rokuibacteriota bacterium, the sequence TGACCGAGAATGAGGGGACCCCACGAGCCCAGGAAATCGATGTAGGCACGGCCGTCCACGTCCCAGATCCGGGCGCCCTGCCCCCGCGCGACGAAAAATGGCGTCCCGCCGACGCCACGGAAGGCGCGCACTGGGCTGTTGACGCCTCCTGGGATCAGTTCCTGGGCGCGGGAGAAGAGCGACTCCGAGCGAGTCATGTCACGACGCCTCGAGCGAGACCGGGAGAAAGTCGCGGCGGGCTGGATCCCAGCCGAAGGCACTGGCCTCTACGACCTTGCCATTCACCACCGACACCACCAGGTAGGTGGCGTCCGCGTACAGCGGTTGGCCGCCCGCCGCGGCCTGGCGCTTGTCGGTCTCGGAGAAGTACGCGCCCGCGTCGATGTGCGAGTGGTAGATGGTCCGAACGCCGAAGCCGTCCGACTCGAGGCGCATGACCGTCAACAGATCCTGCGGGGCCATGTAGTAGGCGGTGCGGGCGTCGCGCGGGTGGCGCAGAGGATCTTTCGCGTGGAGCTCGCTCTGGATGTTCCGACACGGAAGCAGAACGCGCTCGTCGTTCCGGCTAGCTTTGACGAGGATCACCCCGCAGCACTCGTGGGGATACTCGGCCTCGGCCTGGCGGCGGATGACGGCGAGCTCGTCGGCGGTGACGATCAACTCGGGCTCGGCTCAGTGTTATTGACTCGGGCCTCGCCTGAGTCTTATTTACCCGGGCCTCGCCTCGTGAGTGTCGTCGCCTGCGGCTCCTCCGAACTCCCTCGGCTCGAACGATTTATTCGGGCCTCGCCTCGTGAGTGTCGTCGCCTGCGGCTCCTCCGAACTCCCTCGGCTCGAACGTCCACCC encodes:
- a CDS encoding Mov34/MPN/PAD-1 family protein, which codes for MIVTADELAVIRRQAEAEYPHECCGVILVKASRNDERVLLPCRNIQSELHAKDPLRHPRDARTAYYMAPQDLLTVMRLESDGFGVRTIYHSHIDAGAYFSETDKRQAAAGGQPLYADATYLVVSVVNGKVVEASAFGWDPARRDFLPVSLEAS